The following coding sequences lie in one Ictalurus furcatus strain D&B chromosome 7, Billie_1.0, whole genome shotgun sequence genomic window:
- the LOC128610514 gene encoding nuclear factor 7, ovary-like gives MASSSSVLCEDELQCSICLDVFTDPVSTPCGHNFCMICLKQFWDSSSHCQCPVCKEEFLKCPELRVNTFISGLAAPFKKSVQEKSSSAAEKPIQSLVLCEACSEEKCVAVKSCLTCMASYCKTHLEPHERVSSLKKHKLMEPVENLEDYICQKHERPLELFCRDDQTCVCQFCTEGDHKTHNTVPIEEASGEKKTELGKTRAEVQQMIQERLKKIEEIKHSVERNKENTEKEKADGVEIFSALMRCIERSQAELLQVMEEKQKAAEKQAEELIKELEQEITELKRRNTELEQISHTEDHLHLLQIYPTLCSPPHTQDWTDVTINSHLSLEPLRRALSQLQETLSEEMEKLDWTELKRIQQYAVDVTLDPDTAHPYLILSDDGKQVTCGDKRQDLPDNPERFNRCVCVLGKEGFSSGRFYYEVQVRGKTQWDLGVAQESINRKGMITPSPEDGYWCVWLRNETEYYALDSPPVSLSLKPAPQKVGVFVDYEEGLISFYDVDVKSHIYSFTGQTFTEKLYPYFSPCLNNGGENSAALIICPVSQI, from the exons ATGGCTTCCTCCAGCAGTGTCCTGTGTGAAGATGAGCTCCAGTGCTCCATCTGTCTGGATGTGTTCACTGATCCAGTCTCTACTCCATGTGGACACAACTTCTGTATGATCTGTCTCAAACAGTTCTGGGACAGCAGTTCACACTGCCAGTGTCCAGTGTGTAAGGAGGAATTCCTTAAATGTCCTGAACTACGTGTGAATACGTTCATCTCTGGACTTGCTGCTCCGTTTAAGAAGTCAGTTCAGGAGAAATCCAGCAGCGCTGCAGAAAAACCGATCCAATCTCTGGTGCTCTGTGAAGCCTGCTCTGAAGAGAAATGTGTAGCCGTGAAGTCCTGCCTGACCTGTATGGCCTCTTACTGCAAGACTCACCTGGAACCTCATGAGAGAGTTTCTTCATTGAAGAAGCACAAACTGATGGAGcctgtggagaacctggaggactACATCTGCCAGAAACATGAGAGACCCCTGGAGCTGTTCTGTAGAGACGAccagacgtgtgtgtgtcagttctgTACTGAGGGAGACCACAAAACTCACAACACTGTTCCTATAGAGGAGGCGAGTGGAGAGAAGAAG aCTGAGTTGGGGAAGACACGAGCAGAAGTTCAGCAGATGATCCAGGAGCGACTGAAGAAGATTGAGGAAATCAAACACTCTGTAGAACGCAATAAA GAAAacacagagaaggagaaagcaGACGGTGTGGAGATCTTCAGTGCTCTGATGCGCTGCATTGAGAGAAGCCAGGCTGAGCTGCTTCAGGTGATGGAGGAGAagcagaaagcagcagagaAGCAGGCTGAAGAGTTGATTAAAGAGCTGGAGCAGGAAATCACTGAGCTAAAGAGGAGAAACACTGAGCTGGAGCAGATCTCACACACTGAGGATCACCTCCACCTCCTACAG ATTTACCCGACACTGTGCAGCCCTCCACACACCCAGGACTGGACTGACGTCACAATTAACTCTCATCTGAGTCTGGAGCCTCTGAGGAGAGCTCTGTCTCAGCTTCAGGAAACTCTCAGTGAGGAAATGGAGAAGCTTGATTGGACTG AACTGAAGAGAATTCAGCAATATGCAG tgGATGTGACTCTGGATCCTGATACAGCTCATCCTTATCTCATCCTTTCTGATGATGGGAAACAAGTTACATGTGGAGACAAGAGACAGGATCTCCCTGATAACCCAGAGAGGTTTAAtcgttgtgtctgtgtgttgggAAAGGAGGGATTCTCCTCAGGGAGATTTTACTATGAGGTGCAGGTCAGAGGGAAGACTCAGTGGGATTTAGGAGTGGCCCAAGAGTCCATTAACAGGAAAGGGATGATTACACCCAGTCCTGAAGATGGATACTGGTGTGTGTGGCTGAGGAATGAGACTGAATATTATGCTCTGGACTCTccccctgtctccctctccttgaAACCGGCTCCTCAGAAGGTGGGGGTGTTTGTGGATTATGAGGAGGGTCTGATCTCCTTCTATGATGTTGATGTAAAATCTCATATCTACTCTTTCACTGGTCAGACTTTCACTGAGAAACTTTATCCATACTTCAGCCCCTGTCTCAATAATGGAGGTGaaaattcagcagcactgatCATCTGTCCTGTTAGTCAAATctaa